In the genome of Calothrix sp. PCC 6303, the window CAAAGCCGAAAGTTGGTCTTCTTGTCCCTCCCGGTAACGTTGACGCAACTCACCCTTTTGACCATGAAATATAACTCTGGCAAGCCCATGTCGTCCTTCACCTCGATTTAGCTGAGTCAAAATTCGACGACGGTACGCCTCATCATCGACATAGTTTAATAGGTACAAAGTTTTGGCTATACGTCCCAACTCTCCAATCGCTCGACCCAAAACAGAAGGTTTGTCACCTCGGTATAAAGTTCGCATAATTTCTGACGCGCTTACCGTTCCCAATTTCAAAGACCCAGCAACTCGTAGCATGTCATCCCAATAATTCTCAATAAAAGAGGTATTGACTTTTTGGCGTGCTATTCCATTTAGAACCCCATAATCTGCAAGCGAATCTAAACGCCAAAAGCGAGCCTCTCCCACATCTGCTAGCCGAGGACTGAACTGGTAGCCTAGTAGCCAGAATAGTCCAAATATCACATCGCTGTAACCGCTTGTGTCCGTCATCAGTTCTCTGGGACTCAAACTGGTTTGTTGCTCAAGAAGCCCAACCAACACAACCAGAGAGTCGCGCAGTGTTCCAGGAACCACCAAACCGTGAAAACCAGTAAACTGGTCTGAGGTAAAGTTGTAGTAAGTAATACCCCGACCCCGACCAAAATATTTGCTATTGGGTCCAGAATTTAGTGTCTGCACAGGCACCACAAAACGTAATCCATCAGCCGAGGCGACTTCTCCCCCACCCCAAGTCTGTGCCAATGGAATCTGAGTTTGAGCATCAACCAGCCGCGCATTAGCACGAATCAAGGTTTCAGAACGAAGGTAGTTTTGCTGCACCCAAGCCAGTCGATTGCGAGTTAGGGCTGGAATGTCTGCGCGTATCACTGGCTTCAGACCTATGTTACAACTAGTCGCTATCAGCACTGCACAGACACTAATGGGTAAATCAGTTACTCGTGAGCTTTCCTGGCTACCGTGGTTAAATTCATCCATAAATCCTGTTTTCGCATGGATTTCCAGCAAGGCTTCAGGCAAGTCCACACAGGGGAGTAAGGAAGCTACCAGTGTTTTGAGAGCTTTTAAACTTGCAGGTTCTTCCAACTTATCCAGGTTGGTTACTGTTAAAGTATCACGTCCTTTTTTGTTAGGTTCGACCCTTACCGCTGCATTGCTAGGCAGATTATTGGCAGTACGATGAAATGCTTCCTCAAGTTGCTGCTTCAACTTGGACAGTTCCGGTTCGGGTGTTGGTTGTAGGTTCAGCGCTCGACAAACTTGTGGTCGGGCTGATTCCCAGTATGAACCTTGTAGTAATTTAGCATGGGGATTACTCCAACGTATGCTAGGAGTGATAAACAGTTCCCGATGGCGCAATCCCTCACACAATCGCTCTAAGGTACAAAAAGTGTAAGCGCGACGGTCGATATCTGCATTCGGTTGTACAATTAATTGTAGCCAGCCTTTAGTAATACCATTAAGTGGAGCAGCATCCATCTTGGGATTCGCTTTTTTTTCAATACTTTTGAGAAATTCCACAGCTTTAAGAATTGACTGACCAGCTTTTGTGGCTTGAAAATCGATTGTCCGTAATAGTGAAGGGAGAAATCTGCGAACATGTGCCCAACGCTTCAGCAGTTCTGGGTAATAGTCATCTTCTGGTGGTCTGGCTAGTTCTTCCACCTTTGTCACAGCAGATTGTAATTTCTCTTGAGGGATGCGTTGAAAAACAACTTCACGCACACTTTTATCTTCACAATTGGGGTCAAGTATAACGGAACATGCTTCACCCAACCGCAAAGCTGCGGCATCCAGGTCTTTTATCGTGCGTAACCGTTCCTTTTTCCCATCCCGCACCGACTTGGAGAGTAAATCTTTGATCAACAATTCCAACACATCGAGGGTATCGTCGGCGGCTGTAGCTTCTAGCACTTGAATGAAGGCAACGAGAGTAGCAATTCTCCGCTCAAATGGCATCCGGGCGATTGCAGCTACTCGAATTGTTGCTGCGTGGCGAGCAAGAGCTTTTAATCTGCTAGCTGGTAGCTTTGAGAAATTCAAAGTGTTGATACCAAAGGAACGTACCTCAACCAGACGATTTAAGGCATTGACTAGAGCCGGAGCGCTGTGACGAGTTGGAGAGCGCCTCAATGTGTCGAGTGGTGTGTACCAAGTTTTTTTGTCAGATACCAGTAAGGCTTCAAGCTTTAATCGTTGTTCCGCCGAAGGAATTTTGGCTAAAATTCGCCACAAACGATTAGCAGTCCGCTCCCGCACGCTAGCAACTAGACGCTCCAAAACTGTAACTCCTGGTAAAAGGATTTTATGTTCAACCAACCTAGCTGTAACTAAGTCAAATAGAACACTAGGAGCTTCCGAACCAACCCAGGCACGTCCGTACAGCCAACGAGTCAGTTGCCAGTTTCCTGGTTGTGCGCTGAAATCTCGATAGCCATAGCGCTGCTTAATTTCGCCCTGATGCTCCCAATGGGTAACTGAGCGCTCAAGGTAGCGTGGCAAAAAATCGTAATTTACGATATTTAATTGAGTAGCTATATAAGTGATAACACCAGGCGGAACATCAATTGGATTTTCCAAAAAAGTCCCTAAAAACCTGACGCTAACGAGCTGCAATGCAAAACCCAGACGGTTATGATTCCCACGTCGAATTTTCACGCTGTCCTTATCCATATCGTCAAGATGGAAGTACCGAGCCAATTGCCGAGGTGTTGGTTCCGACTCATAGCGTCCGTAGCGTTGCCGCTGTTCGAGAGTAAGGAATCCCATCCATAAGCCCTAATTTGTACTAATTAAAGTTTACTCTGTTTGGTACACTAAATTCAAACGGCACAGCACGGGTTTGATACCCCTTTTTTCTGGAGGGTTTAATTGGTACAAAAAGTCGCCATTTATTGTCGGGTTTCCACAACAGATCAGTCCTGTGAGCGACAAGAACGGGACTTGCTGGAATATGCCGAAAAGTCAGGGTTTGAGGTGGTTGGAGTTTGGTTTGAAACAGCGAGTGGAATTAAACACAACCGCACTGAGCGCAAAAAAGTTATGGCATTAGCTCAAAGCCATAGCATTGATGCCATTTTGGTTACAGAGATGACCCGGTGGGGGCGTAGCACCATTGATCTGATTGAGACGTTGCAAGAACTTCATAGTTGGCATGTCTCCTTAATTGCCCAAACTGGATTGCAATTTGATTTAAATACTCCACAAGGGCGGCTAATTGCCCATCTAATGGCTTCTTTGGCTGAATTTGAACGGGATTTGGTGCGAGAAAGGGTACGTTCGGGGGTGGCAGCGGCTAAAGCACGAGGTCACAAGTTTGGCAGACAACCGGGACAACGGGTGAAAGCCGATAAGTTTGAACCCAAAGTGTTGCAAATGGTGGAATCAGGGTATTCTTACCGCAAAATTGCAGAAAAACTCAATCTTAGTAAGACAACGGTCAACGATATTGTAAAACGCCACAGGGAATCAAGCAAGAAATCGGACTCGACGGTAAGTGAATCTGAAACCTTTGCCCAGTAGCTGTTTCAGCCTTAGCGTAAGTTTCTGTACGATTGCTCATTTCACCCCTTTAGCGGCAAAATATCCCTTATTTACACTGTTTAACTTCAAATAACAAGTGTATAGACTCTTATGCATAAATGAGGGGGAGAAAAGGGCTTGCCGACGGCAAACCCTTTTCTCCCCCTCAAAATGATTATCATTCTTTAAATCAACCTGTCTTTTCCTTTTTTTGGAATAATTTATTCTTTGGAAGTCCCTAACACAGCACAAGTGATGCCCATTGCCAACCAGGCAAAAATGATATGAATATTCACCATCAAAGGAATCAGCAAACCAGCTAAAGCTGCATCCAGTCCGATACCTGAAAAAATCACTCCAGCAACACGTCCCCGTTGATTGGTGGGTACGTGGGGTAAAATCATCGGAGCAGCTAAAACCATCAAAATTGCTCCACCAAAACCCGCCAAAAATCTCCAACTATAGAACCATACAAAGCTCATGTCGGGAAATGAGCAAGCAAGGTAACTCAAAGAACATAAAATCATCCCACATCGCACCAAAACCGTATTACTAATTCGTTTGATTGCACGTTGAATAAATATTGGACCAAGTAAATAACCAATTAAGGTAGCTACACCTAATTGAGCAGCATCTTCCTTGGAGAACCAATTAGCTTGAATTAGGGCAGGCATCAATGTGATATAGGCAAAACGCCCAATCCCATTGCCGACGAAGGTAGCAGCTAAACCCGCTAACCAGAAACCAGGTTTATTTAGTGCCATAAACATTCTCCATCTGCTGATTGCGAATAGGAGTATATTTGATGCTGATTTGATTTGCCAAGGATTGGACAACTCGATCCGCATCAACTAAAGCAGTCGAGTTAACAAAAGGTCGTGGCAAAATAAAGGTGTAAAACTTCGGTCCTTCGGTAGGCGTTCCTAATACCCAAAAGTTCTGATAAATCTTATTTTCTCTGTTAATCAAATTTAAATCTGCTGAAATATCTAAACCATTGGGATGAAATTGATTATTAAAAAATGAGCGAGCAAAACCATCATTTATTAGTTGCTTTATCAACAAATTTGAGCTTTCCTGAGGAATCGGCATGGCAATACGCGAACAAATAAAAACTTCAGCTTTAATAGTCTCAAACTGACCATTAATGACAAATAAATTACTTGTTTCATCAAATCTCCATTTAGGTTTTATTCCCAGATCAATTTTTAATATTCCAGCTTTCTTTAATGCCAGCATTTCCTCAATTCTGATTTTTGGCGGACCCACAGCCAAGCGATTCATCACAGGAATAAATGAGGATAAAAGCCAGCGATGACTACTTTCTGTGAGTCCAGCAAAATCAATAGCATATCTGAGATTGTCTCTTAAATCCCTTAAGATATCACAGGCAGATTTTAGAGGATTTAATACATTTCCTTCATTAGCATTGAGAATATCTTCATGTAAATAACCATCAAGCCATTGATTAAAGTTAGCTTGTGATTCTAAAGCTGTTAATGGTATGGGGTCTACAAGATTTTCCCAAATAAACTGATGTTGTGGAGGAATATAATTCAAAATTAAAGATTTACGCTCATCTTCTTTGGTAGTTAAATATGCATTAGCAAATATATTTGCTGCAATGTAACCATGATGTTTTTTGACATAAGTTTTACTGTAAACAAACTCCATATCACTTAATAATAACGGCAGAATATGAACGACAAAATCTATTTTTTGATACTTCTCTTTAAGTTCACTAATTGCTTGACGTGTGAGAAAATTAGCTTTATACTGTTCACGGACTTCTTTCTGATTATTGGCTCTCGCAGATAGTGGTAATCCCGAACGAGAAAATGCGACTATTTTTGGTTCTTTTTGTGATGCTTCATAACAAAGAATTCCCTCTTGATTACGGATAAATTTTCCTCCTCTACCTATTGTTAGCATCGATAAAACATCACATGTTGATAATCCCAGACCTTCCACTGCGACCGTTTCATGAGATTCAATATTTGATGTGGATATGTCGAGAGGATAAGCGGAGAACAGACGAGATTTTGCTTGCTCTTTGTTCAAGATTTCATGTTCATGTCCTGTTGTTAAAAAAACATAATCTTTGTGATACATTTTGCCATTCTCTGTTTTGATTTGCCATATCGTAGATGATGGAGAAGCAGAAATGACACGCTGTGAAATAGGTGTAATGTTTAGGGTATCAGGTGCAAAATCGCATAGATAATGAAAACACCATTGTAGATACTTACCCAGTAGACCTCTAGAATAATATCCATTTGGGTCATGTGATTCACAGATGTGGTCACAAAGCCATTCATAGAAAGAGGGACCTTCCAAAATCAAGCCAGAACCTTGAACAGTATGATCTGAAAAAATAGTAATCTGACTAGCAATAGTATTAACCAGTAAATGCTCTGCTTGATTACGATAATGGCAACCTGCACCAAAGGAATTTGGATCAAAAATACTAATATTTACATCTACCTGAAACTGTTTTGCCCTAGCAAAGGTGATAATACGCTCCAAAATACTTAAACCTCTTGGACCAGATCCAATAATCGCCACTGAAACAGGATTCGGTCCAATCCACTTACTCAAATCAAATACAAAATTTGTTTGATTGTTTAAAATTTTTTCCATGATTTTATCTATTTGACTAAAAAAATATTCCTATAGTTCGTATTTCGTTGGCAGAAGAATGAAGCAAACTCTGGAAAAGTCTGAAAACATCATTCCCCAACTTGCACTCTAAATCTTATACTTCCCCAAAAACTGGGTTAAACTCTAATGAAAAAATAAAAGAATAAATAAGGTATTTATACAAAACATCAGAAATTTACTATATTCAGCATCCTCGAAAATTAATTATGCTTTAAGCAGAATCCTTATAGAGACTGAAGTATGTTAAATCTCTCCATCTTTTCTAAAGATATGCAAATAACGAATATCAGTAAAAACTAGTAACTAAAAAAATGCAGTATATTTAATTTCCGAAAAAAATGGGTACAATTTGTGAAGATAAGTTATATATAACGAATACAAAGTCAACAATGTCAACAATGTCAACTCCGACAATTGATCAACTTAAACAAAGTGACGTACCAGTGATCGTTGCAGATCATGAGGGAATCGTGGTGGATATAAATAGTAATTTTGAAATCATTTTTGGGTGGACTGCTGAAGAAATTATTGGTCAGCCGTTGACGGTGATTCTTCCAGCATTTTTTCGGGACTCCCATAATTTAGGATTTGCTCGCTTTTCTGCCACTGGGCAA includes:
- a CDS encoding recombinase family protein; this encodes MVQKVAIYCRVSTTDQSCERQERDLLEYAEKSGFEVVGVWFETASGIKHNRTERKKVMALAQSHSIDAILVTEMTRWGRSTIDLIETLQELHSWHVSLIAQTGLQFDLNTPQGRLIAHLMASLAEFERDLVRERVRSGVAAAKARGHKFGRQPGQRVKADKFEPKVLQMVESGYSYRKIAEKLNLSKTTVNDIVKRHRESSKKSDSTVSESETFAQ
- a CDS encoding Tn3 family transposase gives rise to the protein MGFLTLEQRQRYGRYESEPTPRQLARYFHLDDMDKDSVKIRRGNHNRLGFALQLVSVRFLGTFLENPIDVPPGVITYIATQLNIVNYDFLPRYLERSVTHWEHQGEIKQRYGYRDFSAQPGNWQLTRWLYGRAWVGSEAPSVLFDLVTARLVEHKILLPGVTVLERLVASVRERTANRLWRILAKIPSAEQRLKLEALLVSDKKTWYTPLDTLRRSPTRHSAPALVNALNRLVEVRSFGINTLNFSKLPASRLKALARHAATIRVAAIARMPFERRIATLVAFIQVLEATAADDTLDVLELLIKDLLSKSVRDGKKERLRTIKDLDAAALRLGEACSVILDPNCEDKSVREVVFQRIPQEKLQSAVTKVEELARPPEDDYYPELLKRWAHVRRFLPSLLRTIDFQATKAGQSILKAVEFLKSIEKKANPKMDAAPLNGITKGWLQLIVQPNADIDRRAYTFCTLERLCEGLRHRELFITPSIRWSNPHAKLLQGSYWESARPQVCRALNLQPTPEPELSKLKQQLEEAFHRTANNLPSNAAVRVEPNKKGRDTLTVTNLDKLEEPASLKALKTLVASLLPCVDLPEALLEIHAKTGFMDEFNHGSQESSRVTDLPISVCAVLIATSCNIGLKPVIRADIPALTRNRLAWVQQNYLRSETLIRANARLVDAQTQIPLAQTWGGGEVASADGLRFVVPVQTLNSGPNSKYFGRGRGITYYNFTSDQFTGFHGLVVPGTLRDSLVVLVGLLEQQTSLSPRELMTDTSGYSDVIFGLFWLLGYQFSPRLADVGEARFWRLDSLADYGVLNGIARQKVNTSFIENYWDDMLRVAGSLKLGTVSASEIMRTLYRGDKPSVLGRAIGELGRIAKTLYLLNYVDDEAYRRRILTQLNRGEGRHGLARVIFHGQKGELRQRYREGQEDQLSALGLVVNALVLWNTYYMDAALTSIGLQQSINQEDIARLSPLGHSHVNMLGRYQFSLPLAVMQGEMRPLRDPNDPNEQED
- a CDS encoding YbfB/YjiJ family MFS transporter; translation: MALNKPGFWLAGLAATFVGNGIGRFAYITLMPALIQANWFSKEDAAQLGVATLIGYLLGPIFIQRAIKRISNTVLVRCGMILCSLSYLACSFPDMSFVWFYSWRFLAGFGGAILMVLAAPMILPHVPTNQRGRVAGVIFSGIGLDAALAGLLIPLMVNIHIIFAWLAMGITCAVLGTSKE
- a CDS encoding FAD/NAD(P)-binding protein; translation: MEKILNNQTNFVFDLSKWIGPNPVSVAIIGSGPRGLSILERIITFARAKQFQVDVNISIFDPNSFGAGCHYRNQAEHLLVNTIASQITIFSDHTVQGSGLILEGPSFYEWLCDHICESHDPNGYYSRGLLGKYLQWCFHYLCDFAPDTLNITPISQRVISASPSSTIWQIKTENGKMYHKDYVFLTTGHEHEILNKEQAKSRLFSAYPLDISTSNIESHETVAVEGLGLSTCDVLSMLTIGRGGKFIRNQEGILCYEASQKEPKIVAFSRSGLPLSARANNQKEVREQYKANFLTRQAISELKEKYQKIDFVVHILPLLLSDMEFVYSKTYVKKHHGYIAANIFANAYLTTKEDERKSLILNYIPPQHQFIWENLVDPIPLTALESQANFNQWLDGYLHEDILNANEGNVLNPLKSACDILRDLRDNLRYAIDFAGLTESSHRWLLSSFIPVMNRLAVGPPKIRIEEMLALKKAGILKIDLGIKPKWRFDETSNLFVINGQFETIKAEVFICSRIAMPIPQESSNLLIKQLINDGFARSFFNNQFHPNGLDISADLNLINRENKIYQNFWVLGTPTEGPKFYTFILPRPFVNSTALVDADRVVQSLANQISIKYTPIRNQQMENVYGTK
- a CDS encoding PAS domain S-box protein; amino-acid sequence: MSTPTIDQLKQSDVPVIVADHEGIVVDINSNFEIIFGWTAEEIIGQPLTVILPAFFRDSHNLGFARFSATGQATVLNHPLNLKAVTKDNREIESEHFIIAEKQDGQWLFAAKLRPLEMA